In Alkalihalobacterium alkalinitrilicum, a genomic segment contains:
- the sspO gene encoding small acid-soluble spore protein O, translated as MTKRKSNHIIPGANAAKGQGKDVGYNSKFGQEMANEPLTEEQRQNNKKKKKNQ; from the coding sequence TTGACAAAAAGAAAGTCTAATCACATAATCCCTGGAGCAAATGCTGCTAAAGGACAAGGAAAAGACGTTGGATATAATTCCAAATTTGGTCAAGAAATGGCAAATGAGCCTTTGACTGAAGAGCAACGCCAAAATAATAAAAAGAAAAAGAAAAATCAGTAG
- a CDS encoding helix-turn-helix domain-containing protein: MAKYSEAFKIKLVTEYLNGNLGYKSLAKKYNMPSQTPIQDWVRAYKIKGIEGLKRRKMKGAYSVQFKMDTIQFMVETGASFQETAEQFRLNNPSLIHRWMKTFNEQGIEGLKPRLKGRSYMSKNTNKPMKKKRRS, translated from the coding sequence ATGGCCAAATATAGTGAAGCATTTAAAATAAAGCTTGTTACCGAGTATTTAAATGGAAATCTTGGATATAAGTCACTAGCGAAAAAATATAATATGCCCTCTCAAACACCAATACAAGATTGGGTAAGAGCCTATAAAATAAAAGGGATAGAGGGATTAAAGCGAAGAAAAATGAAAGGTGCCTACTCTGTTCAATTTAAAATGGATACGATACAATTTATGGTAGAGACAGGTGCTTCTTTTCAGGAAACTGCTGAACAATTTCGATTGAATAATCCTTCATTAATTCACCGTTGGATGAAAACATTTAATGAACAAGGGATAGAAGGCCTAAAACCAAGATTAAAGGGGCGATCTTATATGTCTAAAAACACCAATAAACCAATGAAAAAGAAGAGAAGAAGTTAA
- a CDS encoding IS3 family transposase: MAFELKEDGFRLKDILLVVGIPEATYHYHVGNFDREDSDSEFKKIITELFKKFHERYGYKRITKELKKLGHSINHKKVYRIMRELGLKCVKFMRKSRKYNSYKGKVGRIAKNRLSRRFSTPIPLQKLVTDITEFKCLDEEKLYLNPILDLYNGEIIAFEIKKRPTLDLVMEPLKETIEIINNHATYRTTIHSDQGWHYQHSQWVRTLKENKVFQSMSRKATCADNASMENFFGILKQEMYYGEELVNYEELKRRIEEYIYWYNHVRSKGKVAGLSPVEYRTQPSQSAA; the protein is encoded by the coding sequence GTGGCATTCGAACTCAAAGAAGATGGATTCCGATTAAAAGATATTCTCCTTGTCGTGGGAATTCCAGAAGCAACCTACCACTATCATGTCGGGAACTTTGACAGAGAAGATTCGGACTCAGAATTTAAAAAAATCATTACGGAACTATTTAAAAAGTTTCATGAACGTTATGGTTATAAACGGATCACGAAAGAATTAAAGAAGTTAGGACATTCTATAAACCATAAAAAAGTGTATCGTATAATGCGTGAATTGGGGTTAAAGTGTGTGAAATTTATGAGGAAATCTCGTAAATACAATTCTTATAAGGGGAAGGTTGGAAGAATAGCGAAAAACAGATTATCCCGCCGCTTTAGCACACCTATCCCTCTACAAAAATTAGTAACCGACATTACAGAATTCAAATGTCTAGACGAAGAGAAGTTATATTTAAATCCGATTCTTGACCTTTATAACGGGGAAATTATTGCTTTTGAAATCAAGAAACGTCCCACGTTAGACCTTGTCATGGAGCCTTTAAAAGAAACAATAGAGATAATAAATAATCATGCAACTTATCGCACCACCATCCATTCCGATCAAGGCTGGCATTACCAGCACAGTCAATGGGTGAGGACATTAAAAGAAAATAAAGTATTCCAAAGCATGTCACGTAAAGCAACCTGCGCAGACAATGCTTCGATGGAGAATTTCTTTGGTATTTTAAAGCAAGAAATGTATTATGGGGAAGAATTAGTAAACTATGAAGAATTAAAAAGACGGATTGAAGAATATATCTACTGGTACAACCATGTACGATCAAAAGGAAAAGTGGCTGGTTTAAGTCCAGTAGAATACCGAACTCAACCCAGCCAATCAGCTGCATAA